The following are encoded in a window of Citrobacter freundii genomic DNA:
- a CDS encoding MdtA/MuxA family multidrug efflux RND transporter periplasmic adaptor subunit yields MKGSNKSRWVIAIVTVVAAIAAFWFWHSRSESQGNAPGATGQAQHAAGSGRRGMSSGPLAPVQVATANEQAVPRYLTGLGTVTAANTATVRSRVDGQLIALHFQEGQQVKAGDLLAEIDPSQFKVALAQAQGQLAKDTATLANARRDLARYQQLVKTNLVSRQELDAQQALVNETQGTIKADEASVASAQLQLDWSRITAPVDGRVGLKLVDVGNQISSGDTTGIVVITQTHPIDLIFTLPENDIATVLRAQKTGNPLKVEAWDRTNSQKLSEGVLLSLDNQIDATTGTIKAKARFNNQDDTLFPNQFVNARMLVATEQNAIVIPTAALQMGNEGHFVWVLNTENKVSKHLVKPGIQDSQKVVITAGLSAGDRVVTDGIDRLTEGAKVDVVEAHSATATNDKPTAREYGKKGARS; encoded by the coding sequence ATGAAAGGCAGTAACAAATCCCGCTGGGTGATAGCAATCGTGACCGTCGTGGCGGCCATCGCCGCATTTTGGTTCTGGCACAGTCGCAGTGAATCTCAGGGGAACGCCCCCGGTGCAACCGGGCAAGCACAGCACGCCGCAGGCTCAGGGCGTCGCGGAATGAGTTCTGGTCCGCTAGCCCCCGTGCAGGTTGCCACCGCCAATGAACAAGCCGTTCCACGTTACCTGACGGGACTGGGCACCGTGACGGCCGCGAATACCGCAACGGTTCGCAGTCGGGTAGACGGTCAGCTCATCGCGTTACACTTTCAGGAAGGACAGCAGGTCAAAGCCGGCGACCTGCTGGCTGAAATAGACCCCAGCCAGTTCAAAGTCGCCCTTGCCCAGGCGCAGGGACAGTTAGCCAAAGATACCGCGACGCTGGCAAATGCCCGTCGCGACCTGGCCCGCTATCAGCAACTGGTGAAAACCAATCTGGTCTCCCGTCAGGAACTGGATGCTCAGCAGGCATTGGTGAACGAAACGCAAGGGACGATCAAAGCCGATGAAGCCAGCGTCGCCAGCGCCCAGTTGCAGCTCGACTGGAGTCGCATCACCGCCCCTGTCGATGGCCGTGTCGGCCTGAAACTGGTCGACGTGGGTAACCAAATATCCAGCGGTGATACCACCGGGATTGTCGTCATTACGCAAACCCATCCCATCGACCTGATCTTCACCTTGCCAGAAAACGATATTGCGACCGTGCTACGGGCGCAAAAAACGGGCAACCCGCTGAAGGTCGAAGCCTGGGATCGCACCAATTCGCAGAAACTCAGTGAAGGCGTACTGCTGAGCCTCGACAACCAGATTGATGCCACCACCGGCACCATCAAAGCGAAGGCTCGCTTCAACAATCAGGATGACACGCTGTTTCCGAACCAGTTCGTTAACGCCCGCATGCTGGTCGCCACCGAGCAAAACGCCATCGTGATCCCCACTGCCGCCTTACAAATGGGCAATGAAGGTCACTTTGTCTGGGTGCTGAATACAGAGAATAAAGTCAGTAAACATCTGGTCAAACCGGGCATTCAGGACAGTCAAAAAGTGGTAATTACCGCCGGGCTGTCGGCGGGCGATCGCGTCGTCACCGACGGTATTGACCGCCTGACGGAAGGGGCAAAAGTTGACGTTGTAGAGGCGCATAGCGCCACGGCCACAAACGATAAACCCACCGCACGCGAGTACGGCAAAAAAGGAGCACGCTCCTGA
- a CDS encoding type I toxin-antitoxin system Ibs family toxin — MMKYVIILVILLVISFAAY, encoded by the coding sequence ATGATGAAGTACGTCATCATACTGGTGATACTCTTAGTGATTAGCTTCGCGGCTTACTAA
- the yegD gene encoding molecular chaperone encodes MFIGFDYGTANCSVAVMRDGQPQLLKMENDSTLLPSMLCAPTREAVSEWLYRHHDVPATDDETQALLRRAVRFNREEDIDVNANSVQFGLASLGQYIDDPEEVYFVKSPKSFLGASGLKPQQVALFEDLVCAMMLHIRNQAQNQLPEAITQAVIGRPINFQGLGGDDANAQAQGILERAAKRAGFQDVVFQYEPVAAGLDYEATLQDEKRVLVVDIGGGTTDCSLLLMGPQWHQRADRETSLLGHSGCRVGGNDLDIALAFKHLMPLLGMGGETEKGIALPILPWWNAIAINDVPAQSDFYSTANGRLLNDLIRDAKEADKVALLLKVWRERLSYRLVRSAEESKIALSAQANVNAALPFISDELATAISQQGLEAALNQPLARILEQVQLALDNAQEKPDVIYLTGGSARSPLIKKALAEQLPGIPIAGGDDFGSVTAGLARWAEVVFR; translated from the coding sequence GTGTTTATTGGTTTTGACTATGGTACGGCGAACTGTTCAGTGGCCGTCATGCGTGACGGGCAGCCGCAATTGCTCAAAATGGAAAATGACAGCACGCTACTGCCCTCCATGCTGTGCGCCCCGACGCGTGAAGCGGTCAGCGAGTGGCTGTATCGCCATCATGATGTCCCGGCAACGGATGACGAAACGCAGGCATTACTGCGTCGTGCGGTGCGCTTTAATCGCGAAGAAGACATCGATGTGAACGCCAATAGCGTGCAGTTTGGTCTGGCATCACTGGGCCAATATATTGATGACCCGGAAGAAGTCTACTTCGTTAAATCACCAAAATCGTTTTTAGGTGCCAGCGGCCTGAAACCGCAGCAGGTTGCGCTATTTGAAGACTTAGTCTGCGCGATGATGCTGCACATCCGCAACCAGGCACAAAACCAGCTACCCGAAGCGATCACCCAGGCCGTTATCGGTCGTCCGATCAACTTCCAGGGGTTAGGCGGCGACGACGCCAACGCCCAGGCACAAGGTATTCTTGAGCGTGCGGCCAAACGCGCCGGTTTCCAGGATGTGGTGTTTCAGTACGAGCCGGTCGCGGCGGGACTGGATTATGAAGCCACGCTGCAAGACGAGAAACGCGTACTGGTGGTGGACATCGGCGGTGGTACCACCGACTGCTCGTTGCTGCTGATGGGTCCGCAGTGGCATCAGCGCGCCGATCGCGAAACCAGCCTCTTAGGCCACAGTGGCTGTCGCGTAGGCGGTAACGATCTGGACATCGCGCTGGCCTTTAAACACCTGATGCCATTGCTCGGCATGGGAGGCGAAACCGAAAAAGGCATCGCCTTACCTATTCTGCCGTGGTGGAACGCCATCGCCATTAACGACGTTCCTGCCCAAAGTGATTTTTACAGTACCGCCAACGGACGCTTGTTAAACGATCTGATCCGCGACGCGAAAGAAGCCGATAAAGTCGCTCTGCTGCTCAAAGTCTGGCGCGAGCGTCTGAGCTACCGGCTGGTACGCAGCGCAGAAGAAAGCAAAATTGCGCTTTCCGCACAGGCAAACGTCAACGCGGCTCTGCCGTTTATCAGTGATGAACTGGCGACTGCAATCAGTCAACAGGGGCTGGAGGCGGCGCTCAATCAGCCACTGGCTCGTATTCTGGAGCAGGTGCAGCTGGCGCTGGATAATGCCCAGGAAAAACCGGATGTTATTTATTTGACCGGTGGCAGTGCACGCTCACCGCTTATCAAAAAAGCGCTCGCCGAACAGCTGCCGGGGATCCCTATCGCCGGTGGCGATGATTTCGGCTCGGTGACTGCCGGTCTGGCACGCTGGGCAGAAGTGGTTTTCCGCTAA
- the alkA gene encoding DNA-3-methyladenine glycosylase 2 produces the protein MYTLNWQSPYDWPWMLGFLADRAVDGVETVGTLTYARSLAIGQHRGVVSVVPDLEANVLQVTLSPGLQPVARECLAKMAQLFDLNCCPQHVVSALGRLGAARPGLRLPGSVDAFEQGVRAILGQLVSVAMAAKLTAKVVHLYGDRLADAPEYVCFPTPEALAAAQPLELKALGMPLKRAEALIHLARAALDGTLKPVAPPDIELGVKQLQTFPGIGRWTANYFALRGWQAKDIFLPDDYLIKQRFPGMTPAQIRRYAERWKPWRSYALLHIWYTEGWQPSVDGEIAGVE, from the coding sequence ATGTATACACTGAACTGGCAATCGCCCTATGACTGGCCCTGGATGCTGGGGTTTCTCGCTGACCGTGCCGTGGATGGCGTAGAAACTGTAGGCACATTGACGTATGCAAGAAGCCTGGCGATTGGCCAGCATCGTGGGGTGGTGAGTGTTGTCCCGGATCTGGAGGCCAACGTGCTGCAGGTAACGTTAAGCCCGGGACTTCAGCCCGTTGCCCGCGAGTGTCTGGCCAAAATGGCGCAGTTGTTCGATCTGAACTGCTGTCCGCAGCACGTTGTAAGCGCATTGGGGCGTCTGGGGGCCGCACGCCCTGGATTGCGTCTACCGGGATCGGTTGATGCGTTCGAACAGGGCGTTCGCGCGATTTTAGGTCAGTTGGTCAGCGTGGCGATGGCGGCAAAACTGACGGCGAAGGTGGTGCATCTGTATGGCGATAGGCTTGCCGACGCACCAGAGTACGTGTGCTTTCCTACCCCTGAGGCGCTGGCCGCCGCACAACCGCTGGAGCTGAAAGCGCTGGGCATGCCACTTAAACGTGCGGAAGCGCTGATTCACCTTGCCCGGGCGGCGCTGGATGGCACGCTTAAGCCTGTTGCCCCGCCTGATATCGAGCTGGGGGTGAAGCAGTTACAAACGTTTCCAGGCATTGGGCGCTGGACGGCCAATTACTTCGCGTTGCGCGGGTGGCAGGCGAAGGACATTTTTCTTCCCGATGATTACTTGATTAAACAGCGTTTTCCAGGCATGACGCCGGCGCAAATCCGGCGCTACGCAGAGCGCTGGAAGCCCTGGCGTTCCTACGCGCTACTGCATATCTGGTATACGGAAGGCTGGCAACCATCAGTTGATGGCGAAATTGCTGGTGTTGAGTAG